From one Musa acuminata AAA Group cultivar baxijiao chromosome BXJ2-6, Cavendish_Baxijiao_AAA, whole genome shotgun sequence genomic stretch:
- the LOC103989845 gene encoding vascular-related unknown protein 1-like, with product MEESINSSSVDGAPGSKVGSASSEESGWTMYLEDFMASEEKQEAGGFYSSAVNGPSAISDAASCVAWTPLSLKKRKRKGLLEDDSLEDTAISPVSSSKVTDLNYLTMNPTKKDDHRETPQEGVVGSRSSQELNGLSSTERKNECTEQKKNGVCLVPLSMLVHYLG from the exons ATGGAGGAATCGATCAACTCGTCATCTGTGGACGGCGCGCCCGGCTCCAAGGTTGGCTCAGCTTCTTCCGAGGAGAGTGGCTGGACCATGTACTTGGAGGACTTCATGGCATCAGAGGAGAAGCAAGAAGCGGGTGGCTTCTACTCCAGCGCTGTCAATGGGCCTTCTGCGATCTCCGATGCTGCTTCGTGTGTTGCATGGACGCCGTTGAGTCTGAAGAAGAGGAAACGGAAGGGGCTACTCGAAGATGACTCCTTGGAAGATACTGCTATCTCACCTGTTAGTAGCTCCAAG GTTACTGATTTAAATTACTTGACCATGAATCCAACCAAGAAAGATGATCACAGGGAAACACCTCAG GAGGGCGTTGTTGGCTCTAGGAGTAGCCAAGAACTAAATGGATTGAGTTCCACTGAGAGGAAGAATGAATGCACTGAGCAGAAGAAAAATGGGGTTTGTCTAGTCCCTTTGTCCATGTTAGTTCACTATCTAGGCTAG